The Phragmites australis chromosome 1, lpPhrAust1.1, whole genome shotgun sequence genomic interval CATGTTGCTACAAAGGAGTAAGTAGATGTATATAGAGAGTGGAAATGTGATTTGTGGAGAAGGAGACGGTCAACAATGCTCAATGAAAGCTCGAGGAGAGGCACAATCTGACATGTGATATAATTATTTTGCAGATGTACCTCGATTCTTGTTCTGTGCTAAGGAGTACTTGCGATAAATAACCTCAGGTTTCAACATGGAACGAGCCAGATCTAGTCACCATGTTTTGTTTTTAGAGAGTTGACGTAGCCATCTCTTTCAGTAAAGTTCAAGTCAAACTCGAGTTGTGGGCCACAGCGTACGTGATTGGCCCTGCAAGTTCAAGATTTATTATATGATGAGCATTTTTTCCCATGACAAAAGGTTTGGCCTGTGAGTATCATATCGTCAACGAAAGACTATCGATTGCATTGCAGCGAGTGTCAAGAAGCTGGGAACGGAGGAGCGTACACTGGCACTGAAGCAGCTGCCGATGGGGTTGATTCTGAGGAACACCACCGCAACCATCGCCGAAAGCCTCAGAACCGTGGAAGGCCAGCTGGTGCGCGTGGAGGTCCTCGTCCTCCTCAGCAACCTCCTACTAGTCCTCCTCGTGGTCCTGAGCCCCTATCGCCACCGGCGCGGCGACAAGTCCTTCCGCTTCCTCGTCTGGGCCATCTACACGCTGTCCACCGTCCTCGTCCCGTACACCATCGGGCTGCTGGAGGCCGGCCCGTTCCACGACCAGACCTTCGTCCTGTGGAGCGCCGTCCTCCTGGTCCAGTCAGGCGCCGACTCCCTCTCCGCCTACAACCTGCGCGACGTCGAGCAATGGAAGCGGAAGCTGCTGCAGCAGGGGCTGCAGATTCTGCTGGTGCTGTGGCTGATGGTCAGCTGCAAGGGCCACAACAAGAGCTACAGCGCCACGATCTGGGTGTTCTGGATCCTGAGCATCGCGAAGAGCTACGCCAGGTTCCAGGCCTTGAGGGAGGCAAGCAAGACTGAAGGATTGATGAAGCACACCAAAGTGGTTGCCGATTACATGATGACCGAGCACGAGTCAGCTCAGGTCTTCGACGCCACCACCATGGAAGGATACAGGTACATATTCCACGGCGAAGAGCTCACGCTCCCGTACTTCTCCAAGCCTGACTACAGGACGGCCATCGCCGCGTGCGCGTTCACCACCGTCGACACGGTCTGGCAGTGGATCGACAGCCAGAGCGTGAGCGTCTTCAGCAGGGAGCATGGCGGCATCCTGAAGGACATCGCCCTGTCGTTCACGCTCTTCAAGCTGCTCAAGCGGAGGTTCTGCAAGTACGAGCACGGGGAGGCCGGCCGGCCCAAAACGCTGCGGCTCGTCGTGTCGGGGCTCCTCCGCGAAGAGGCTAGCTACATCCGTGCTTTCAGGGTGATCGAGATGGAGCTGGCGTTCCTGTACGATTTCTTCTACACAAGGCACCAGTCACACACTCAATATGTAGGAGTGACTGCAGTCTTCGTGCTCCCAGTGATTGTTGCGAATGCCGTTTCTGGAGCTTTCAGCAGGCACTACCACCGCACCAGTTTGGAGCAGACGGTGAATGGGATAGATGTCGTTCACTGCATTACCATTGTGCTCATGGTGATTGTTGTTGCTGTGTTCATCGTGGAATCGCGCATCAACGATCAAAAGTGGCGGGTGGTCGACGATCTCCACACGTTAACGGGTGCGAGCAGAATCACCATTAACGGGGTAGTCATTCCGTTCGATGATGGCAGCAGAAAGCAGGCGTTGAATTGggtcaagaaaagaaaacataagAAGCTGACGAGCAGGAACTGGGACAGGAAGCTGGGGCAGTACTCGCTATTGCACAAATTCGACTACCACCCGAGGAACATAGCGTGGATCCTGTCACTGGGCTTGATCGAGCCAACCAGGGAAGGGCAGAAGGCTTCGGAGAAGATCAAACTGCCCGAGGAAGTCGTAATGCGCGTCCTGTCTCGGTTCAAGGAGAACGACGGCCACCTCGCCGACGGGCAATCGGCGCTCGCCGGAAACGATGCGAGGGGACTCTCGTGGGCGTGCGACCTGCCCACACACATCCACACGATTCTAGTGTGGCACATCGGGACGACCATCTGCGAGATCACGACGCCGCCGCAGGAGCCGCTCACCGGCGACCGTCTAGTCGCCAAGAGCCTGTCGAACTACTGCGCCTACCTGCTGGCGTTCGTACCGGACATGCTGCCGGGCCACAGCTACGACACGCGGCGGATCTTCGACGCGGTGGTCATGGAGGCCCGGGAGTACCTCGCCGGGTGTGACAGCATGAGAGGCAGGTGCGTGAAGCTGCTGGAGCTGCATTGCAGCGAGTTGACCATCTTGGGGATGGGAGCCAAGCTCGGGAGTGAGCTCAGGCGCAGAGTCTACAACAGGGCGCGGCGGTGGAAGTTGCTGGCCGACTTCTGGGCGGAGTTCGTTCTGTTTCTCGCGCCGTCGAGCAACGCCGACGTCCATGCGGAGACGCTTGCGGCCGGCGGGGAGTTCATGACCCATCTGTGGGCGCTGCTCATCCATGCCGGCATCCTAGAGCACCCCTGTTCCTCCTCTGCAACCAATAATGCTGGAGGATATAATAATGCCACTACACAAGATTCTGTCGTCTGAACACTCAAATCTTTTTGCATATTCGTCCTGGTTACGGTGCGATATTTTTGTATTTATGATTTATTTGCTGCTTGGGTAATTTATTGTGCATGCTTGTTGGTCCTAATTAAAGCTTGCGTACACTATGCCCACTGAAGAAAAAGGGAGCTTCTATTGTTCAGTGACTGAAAATGGAAGGATTTTCCGTAGAAGATCTGACACCATTGGATTCAAATCAAACGGTGATCTTATTTCTCCTACCTTCAGCCATGACTGCTTCTCTTCTTTCTGTGTCTTCAATCAAAGTTGCACCCTTCGACCCGCCAGCCTGCCTCCGTCCCCGGTGACGCTTCCCCTATCGGATCCACAGCAGCAAGCTTCCCTATCGGATCCACAGCCGCTGCTCCCACCGCACTAACCAATCGGTTTTTGACACCCCACCGCCAACCCTACCCAAAGCTCACGACGCAAGCACCGCCGTCATCTCTTCGCCGCACCACCATGCTACCACCCATCGCCAGTCTCACCTAGCCTCCCTCTAACCCGAAGGCCCCTAAACTCGCCGTCGACTCAAGAACTCCTAGGCCTGAAATCTAGAAGGCACACGAAAAAAtggttttgcaatttttttcacacAGTCACGTTGTttgtataaaaatatagcagAGTTAGCATTGGAATGAATTTGCAATGTGTTTTTTTGGGGAGTGAATTTATATGATGTTTTATGTCATGCAGAGTGGTTGAGTAGGACGGCAGGAGAGGATAGAAAAAACTGGGAACTCATGCCACAGAATAAAGGCAGGCAATTCTAGCCAGTAGAGCGTAAATGCTCCCTATGCTTATTTGTACAGCCTACTGTATCATATTTGGCCAAGGACCATAGTTAAATTACGCAAGCAACTCAAAATCCACTGGTTTCTGAAACAGAACAAACTACAGAGGCGTGGTAGCAGCAATGAGAAAAGTGATAATGGCTGGCTGAGGCTACCTGCAGAAGTGGAAACCTGAACGAGGAAACAATGAATCGATTTGATCATAGTCAGCTTCAACTTCACATCCCACCAGCTGGTATAAATGAATAGCAAAAAGGAGATACCTTGATTCGCCAACTGTGGGCTTTAGCTAACCAGTTCATTATATATTACAAAGATGGTAAACCTAACCTAAAAAAAActcatgagaaaaaaaaatcgtcAACATTTTTGCACATTGAATACTTTTTACGTACAGCCGTTCACCGGATGCAGACCTCACTTGCAGCACCACCGTACCAACAGTGACCTCACAAATTGATAGCTAGGGATCAAAATTGATCTAGCCTTGAGTTTTCAAAGCATACAATAACTCCTGGCGATTGAAGGCAAAAGTCCAGTATTATCAGATAGCAACAATGAGCAAGCATATATGACAGAAAATTTATTTCAAAACCGTGTCTTACCAGATCACCATTACTAGAGGCAAATGAAGGGTGAAGCTCCGAAAGAAGTTTATCTTCCCGCAATCTTTCCAATCCATTAAATGGACGCAGTTTTGCCTCACCTGTACTGGAATCCTTCGAGACAACACTCCCATGGTGGTGGTCCATCCTTGTGTACATCTCAAGTTCTTCGACTTGTCGAGACAATTGAAGAGCAATGAACTGAAAACATGCAGATTTCGCAGCCTTTGGTTATTCAGGTCAACAGAGAAAACTAGGATTGTTCAAAAACCAAGCATGGTATTTATAGATGCAAGCAATCACCTGTACAAGATGTCGAATGGACAAGGTTGGTCGACAACTTAGATAGGGCTTTTCCAAGTTAGGTATGCTTTGTCCATCCAGAGGAAGGAGAACAAGATACAAGTAGAACTGCAAGACAGAAATATTGAAATTCAGCAAACCTGGCACCCGCTCCTCGTACAGGTTCAGGATAAGCTCTGCTAGACAGAACTACTGAAACATGGAAAATGCATATAGTAGAGATATGCATCTGCTGTGACAAAAAGGCCAGCAACCCTTTCCTCCTGTTTCCCTtcaagagaaggaaaagaaggtaAAAGGCCAGCAACACTATTGATAACATGGCATGTCCGTTACCGTAAAACATGGCATGACCATGAACTTACGATTTCGTCCCACTTGAAGTGTGGCTTTCCCAAACAGCTTTCAGTTTATTCTAGAGTACAACTATGGAAAAAAACCATGTCcagaaaaaacataaaaaataatgaaattcatgATCTGATTGCACATGCAGTTAAAAAATACCTCCTTATCCATGTCATCAGTGGTACGGAGGTGATCAACCAACTTTCCAATGCGTCCGCCCTTCGCCATCCTGCCATTTGAACCAGCAGCACTGCCATGTCGAGTTTGGCTTCGTGTACCATTTTTTCCCCATGCAAGCATCTCTCCCTGCAATGGAGAGGTGGCCAAAATTTCTTTTCCACCAACTAATTCATTGTTCTCCTCGAAGCCGTGGTCAATGCTGCCAATGGTCCTAGCAGGTGAAGATTGTGATACAGATTTCTTCCTACCTCTTTTCTGCCTTAAATCTGGAGAATGATCATCTGCGGAAGACGACTCTCTGGTGGCATCAttgtcattttcttcttctttatccTCGTCATCGGAGCCAGTAGGGGCAATATCAGGAGCAACCATTTTACCTCTCCCTCGTGTTCGCATATTTCTCCTGTACTTCCTTGCAAAAGCAGTAGCAGTTGCTTTTGCTGTGGAACGCTTCTTACCAATTGCCTCGGACTGCCTTTGAAATGTTTCCTCAATGGTTTCTTGAATCTTTCATGAATATAAATTATGGTGACGATAAAGTATAAGATGAAAAGGAAAACAGATTTGGCTTAAGCAAACACAGTGCTGGTATTGCCGAGCAGTTGAGATCACCTTTTTATTCCGAGTCTTCTCCTCTTCACCGAAAGCAAGTTCCTGCAATGTCAAGGATATTAGAAGCACTGCATGGAAGAGCTAAATGAGGCTATATAAAACAAACAACTAAATGGCGATGGGGCAACATAGACATCACCTCTTCCTCGTACTTATCAATGTCTGGATATAAGGCTGCAATCAGCGCATCATAATTAGGATCATCCCTCAAAGAACGTCGGCTTGCACAATGAGTGCGGCATGCTGGGCATTCATTGTTTCTGCAAAATCAGAGCTTTATTTGTATTGTCAAACAAAGAATGCTCTATTTTTATGATGTAGATTCAGAGACAAAATTAGGCTGTAAATTCCACATTTTGAAAATTGATTGGAACAAGATTGTAGACAAATGATGCCTGACATCATACCCTAGCCGCATAGATTTATCAATGCAGTCTCTACAGAATCGGTGCAAACATTCCATAACCGTCCTTGTCTTCCGGATAATGCCTGCAAATTAGAAGGACTAAATGTTTCACGTGCCATTTCGTCATATGACAGAAAATGATGCAAGTCAAATTACGAAAATTCTCAGACTTCAAACTTGCAATTCATGATAGCTAGTGACAAACAAAGCTTTAACTTGGATTTGCTCATAGTTTCGTCCAAGACATGAAAATAGTATTTAGCTTACATTAACAGAACCAGTATACCAAGTTTCATAAAATGGAGAGGCGATAAACTGCATCATATGGGTTTTAGATGGATAGGAGACAATACCATCAGATATAACACATTATGCTGGAATCAGCCACAGTGGATAAGAAATAATACTACAAGGATGAGAAAGTGGTACCCATCTAACACAAACAGTATTGAGTTGCATTTGGCACAATGCATAAACAAAAGGATATACGAGGAAGTCAGATCATCATGCTAAAAATAGCTGGAGGATGAGTTTCTCCTGACAGACAGATAATACCGAGAATTCAATGTAGACCTATAGCTCCTTGAATCCAAAtgcttcaaaaagaaaaagaaaatgaaaaatccTAATGATGAGGAATGTGTCAGTTTAGCCATTCTGCATACCATAACAAATGAAAGAAACCTAGTGCAAGTGCACATTTACCCTTCAAAGAAACCTACAGCAAATGATGCAAGTTACCTAGGAACTTTAAGTTCCTAAAGAGATTGCAGGGGTTAAAAAAACAGGGGATGACTGAGAAGAAAATAAGATGCATCCACTGCTTTTAACCATTTATCTATTTGAGATGCATCCAGAGTATTAAGTACTGACAAATAGATGGAACAGCTAATTGATGCTAATAAATAGCCTAGTACCTTATCAACAGTAGTGTGCATGTCACCATTTACTAAAGGCACAAAATAATATATAACTGCATGAATGAAATAAGCAGGCTCTTTAATATGCTAGGTTCAATAATGCAGTGGGTGAAAAAAAGTTCAGACATGTACATAATCGTAAGGGATACATCATTAGCATGTCCAGGTTCAACTTTCAAATGAGAAACCCGAAGAACAATTTAATATCCAAA includes:
- the LOC133885324 gene encoding uncharacterized protein LOC133885324 gives rise to the protein MGLILRNTTATIAESLRTVEGQLVRVEVLVLLSNLLLVLLVVLSPYRHRRGDKSFRFLVWAIYTLSTVLVPYTIGLLEAGPFHDQTFVLWSAVLLVQSGADSLSAYNLRDVEQWKRKLLQQGLQILLVLWLMVSCKGHNKSYSATIWVFWILSIAKSYARFQALREASKTEGLMKHTKVVADYMMTEHESAQVFDATTMEGYRYIFHGEELTLPYFSKPDYRTAIAACAFTTVDTVWQWIDSQSVSVFSREHGGILKDIALSFTLFKLLKRRFCKYEHGEAGRPKTLRLVVSGLLREEASYIRAFRVIEMELAFLYDFFYTRHQSHTQYVGVTAVFVLPVIVANAVSGAFSRHYHRTSLEQTVNGIDVVHCITIVLMVIVVAVFIVESRINDQKWRVVDDLHTLTGASRITINGVVIPFDDGSRKQALNWVKKRKHKKLTSRNWDRKLGQYSLLHKFDYHPRNIAWILSLGLIEPTREGQKASEKIKLPEEVVMRVLSRFKENDGHLADGQSALAGNDARGLSWACDLPTHIHTILVWHIGTTICEITTPPQEPLTGDRLVAKSLSNYCAYLLAFVPDMLPGHSYDTRRIFDAVVMEAREYLAGCDSMRGRCVKLLELHCSELTILGMGAKLGSELRRRVYNRARRWKLLADFWAEFVLFLAPSSNADVHAETLAAGGEFMTHLWALLIHAGILEHPCSSSATNNAGGYNNATTQDSVV
- the LOC133922380 gene encoding putative E3 ubiquitin-protein ligase RING1a isoform X2, which gives rise to MSAQKRLLPSPGSDDSDGRVAVRQGAASRGGRGGGGSHGMDGETSARQESAPPREPRVDDPDDAEEGGGGGGDGSDSEPSHISGGTMDEFIIVKLAEIRKEVQCPICLGIIRKTRTVMECLHRFCRDCIDKSMRLGNNECPACRTHCASRRSLRDDPNYDALIAALYPDIDKYEEEELAFGEEEKTRNKKIQETIEETFQRQSEAIGKKRSTAKATATAFARKYRRNMRTRGRGKMVAPDIAPTGSDDEDKEEENDNDATRESSSADDHSPDLRQKRGRKKSVSQSSPARTIGSIDHGFEENNELVGGKEILATSPLQGEMLAWGKNGTRSQTRHGSAAGSNGRMAKGGRIGKLVDHLRTTDDMDKEFYLYLVLLPLDGQSIPNLEKPYLSCRPTLSIRHLVQFIALQLSRQVEELEMYTRMDHHHGSVVSKDSSTGEAKLRPFNGLERLREDKLLSELHPSFASSNGDLELLYALKTQG
- the LOC133922380 gene encoding putative E3 ubiquitin-protein ligase RING1a isoform X3, translating into MGWTGRPPRVRRARRRGSLASMILTTPRRAAAEEETEATASPLTSAAAPWTNSDAEDGGGADEDSESSQSDGGNDEFIIVKLAEIRKEVQCPICLGIIRKTRTVMECLHRFCRDCIDKSMRLGNNECPACRTHCASRRSLRDDPNYDALIAALYPDIDKYEEEELAFGEEEKTRNKKIQETIEETFQRQSEAIGKKRSTAKATATAFARKYRRNMRTRGRGKMVAPDIAPTGSDDEDKEEENDNDATRESSSADDHSPDLRQKRGRKKSVSQSSPARTIGSIDHGFEENNELVGGKEILATSPLQGEMLAWGKNGTRSQTRHGSAAGSNGRMAKGGRIGKLVDHLRTTDDMDKEFYLYLVLLPLDGQSIPNLEKPYLSCRPTLSIRHLVQFIALQLSRQVEELEMYTRMDHHHGSVVSKDSSTGEAKLRPFNGLERLREDKLLSELHPSFASSNGDLELLYALKTQG
- the LOC133922380 gene encoding putative E3 ubiquitin-protein ligase RING1a isoform X1 translates to MPAQKRRLPSPSSKPRDHAAAPGASTASAGGGGVGEGGGGRLPLPSGGTAKRRLSDPKPQRADDDSDAEDGGGADEDSESSQSDGGNDEFIIVKLAEIRKEVQCPICLGIIRKTRTVMECLHRFCRDCIDKSMRLGNNECPACRTHCASRRSLRDDPNYDALIAALYPDIDKYEEEELAFGEEEKTRNKKIQETIEETFQRQSEAIGKKRSTAKATATAFARKYRRNMRTRGRGKMVAPDIAPTGSDDEDKEEENDNDATRESSSADDHSPDLRQKRGRKKSVSQSSPARTIGSIDHGFEENNELVGGKEILATSPLQGEMLAWGKNGTRSQTRHGSAAGSNGRMAKGGRIGKLVDHLRTTDDMDKEFYLYLVLLPLDGQSIPNLEKPYLSCRPTLSIRHLVQFIALQLSRQVEELEMYTRMDHHHGSVVSKDSSTGEAKLRPFNGLERLREDKLLSELHPSFASSNGDLELLYALKTQG